The proteins below are encoded in one region of Doryrhamphus excisus isolate RoL2022-K1 chromosome 4, RoL_Dexc_1.0, whole genome shotgun sequence:
- the rimbp2b gene encoding RIMS-binding protein 2 isoform X22 codes for MSEDLQGGETPETVSEGGCCEPETKVTSSKEEHSDERHRQELPYTTSCCLFLCPWSPVGNTCHGTGPLSDAAKLRNEVLPLPLPSVPPLDNLCLLENGSTALRPNPETLSSQRLKQRLLETEISAKRRECESLEAEVKKKNQTCQTLENELQDFLQENTHLSLQFFNSSHKSSEYERVKTEYAQLEDTLGAVTQERDLALWERNQLQGKLENLEQVLKHMREAAERRQQLELEHEQALAVLNAKQQEIDLLQKAQVEAKKEHEGAVHLLENHLDSMQAKVRELEEKCRNQSEQFNLLSKELEKFRLQAGKFDILSTEPLTVCESPGSPNKSLSQLLNGLAPPVGKGNEAPTSRSLISEFIRPLQISGDKPELLSVKPTFLSHGRGSRTLLSEMDKELGSTPRAKPRFTGKVRLCMARYSYNPYDGPNEHPEAELPLVAGKYLYIYGTMDEDGFYEGELLDGQRGLVPSNFVDFIQEEEKASAQHRDSVAKEPGNLNHSSLGSQRLGVGRGIGTCLSSLLPDSKQGCLSSSSLGMDLLGSSSNGTGTLDVNIDEVGEDIVPYPRRINLIKQLAKSIIIGWDPPVVPPGWGSISGYNVLVDKEVRMSVPYGGRTKSLIEKLNLATNTYRISVQSVTERGLSDELRCTMLVGKDVVVAPYYVRVDNITQGSAELSWMPSNSNYSHTLFLNGAEYDMIKAGGYKYKFFNLKAMTVYKVKVVAQTHQVPWQLLTEQREKREISVEFCTQPAGPPHPPQEVQVQCGQTPGVLQVRWKPPPLTSAGTSNGANVIGYAVCTKGQKIAEVLYPTADYVTVELNRIQCLEAREVIVRTLSTQGESQDSPVAVIPHNLLGSPRVSLRTTGPPHTLPHAPTHPILSQTHPPYPSTYPPNHPQPQVQPIPRAQPHTLPHSQPHSQPVCHQPPHPQPQFQRQPVPKSKPLLSARETDTKEHEASMRPGAPWERSPSPLPMMHGANLEPPPFQPRRSPSPQRILPQPQGVPIPNTIAKAMAREAAQRVFAESNRVEKRNIFSERGNALHPLNSDEEEDGYDSPHARRRGASVDEFLRGSELGRQHHHHQHHHHYSHSEEYYTESSRGSDLSDIMEEDEEDLYSEMQLEEGRRRSINSHNSLKAYYKRQDLAEERDCWDLHREVVKHKSLRSKRLHSIPEVEEESDAVDNMGQRLCFEDGGRPGTPHTQRRPYPHDSHKHNHITASKNLRHLQRQRSSPRFADIRYYYNPDDRILGRPNRQNTKSPDSGLDCGSEEEGSLGRGHRGYYTYGTPMRGPVRVIHCEGPVERRALAMGRKRTLTRQCSVQEEFADMPMTSTKSVHTGDFRNREHFGPRNYSREGALSEGRLNELDRVYYSPHREARAHSLSRLHWDQALIIGNSPSHGNADRLDHSGRRPVHIGTPPQRRPIPSIEITMDSNSEGSEGNLSPVKEDVYYGSVARRRIWPSLSSEDQYASVAV; via the exons GAGACCGAGATCAGTGCCAAGAGAAGGGAGTGTGAATCACTTGAGGCGgaggtgaagaaaaaaaatcaaacatgtCAGACTTTG GAGAATGAGCTTCAAGATTTTCTCCAAGAGAACACACACTTAAGCCTCCAGTTTTTCAACAGCAGCCACAAATCATCTGAATATGAGAGG GTGAAGACTGAATATGCCCAACTCGAAGATACACTCGGTGCTGTGACGCAGGAGAGAGATTTAGCTCTGTGGGAGAGAAACCAGCTCCAAGGCAAACTGGAGAACCTAGAGCAGGTGCTCAAG CATATGCGTGAGGCTGCAGAGCGGAGGCAGCAGCTCGAGTTGGAGCATGAACAGGCCTTGGCTGTACTCAATGCAAAGCAGCAGGAGATTGACCTGCTTCAGAAG GCTCAGGTTGAGGCTAAAAAGGAACATGAAGGCGCTGTTCATCTGTTAGAG AACCACTTGGACAGCATGCAG GCCAAAGTCCGTGAGCTGGAGGAGAAATGTCGGAATCAGAGCGAGCAGTTCAACCTCCTGTCCAAAGAGCTGGAGAAGTTTCGTTTGCAGGCGGGGAAGTTTGACATCCTCAGCACTGAACCTCTGACAGTGTGTGAATCTCCTGGTTCTCCAAACAAATCTCTGTCCCAGCTCCTCAATGGATTGGCGCCCCCCGTAGGAAAAG GCAATGAGGCTCCAACAAGCAGATCTTTGATATCAGAGTTCATTCGGCCGCTCCAGATCAGTGGAGACAAACCGGAGCTCCTCTCTGTCAAGCCAACATTCCTCAGTCACGGCCGAGGCAGCAGGACGCTCCTCTCTGAG ATGGACAAAGAGCTCGGTTCCACCCCTAGAGCTAAACCAAGGTTTACCGGAAAAGTTCGCCTGTGTATGGCTCGCTACAG TTACAATCCTTATGATGGGCCAAATGAGCATCCTGAAGCAGAGCTCCCCCTGGTGGCAGGAAAGTACCTCTACATTTACGGGACCATGGACGAGGATGGCTTTTATGAAG GAGAGCTACTAGATGGCCAGCGGGGGCTCGTCCCTTCTAATTTTGTGGATTTTATACAAGAAGAGGAGAAGGCCTCCGCCCAACACAGGGATTCAGTAGCTAAAGAACCTGGCAACCTCAACCACAGTAGCCTGGGATCTCAGAGACTGGGGGTAGGCAGGGGGATCGGGACATGTTTAAGCAGCCTGCTGCCCGACAGTAAACAAGGCTGtctgagcagcagcagcttggGCATGGACCTCCTGGGCTCCTCCAGCAACGGGACAGGAACCTTAGATGTCAATATCGACGAGGTCGGTGAAGACATTGTGCCTTATCCTCGCCGCATCAACCTGATTAAACAACTGGCCAAGAGCATCATCATTGGCTGGGATCCCCCTGTGGTTCCACCGGGCTGGGGCTCCATCAGTGGCTACAATGTTTTGGTGGATAAGGAGGTACGGATGAGCGTTCCCTACGGGGGCAGGACTAAGTCCCTCATTGAGAAACTCAACTTAGCCACCAACACTTACCGCATCTCAGTGCAGAGTGTCACTGAGCGAGGATTGTCAGATGAGCTCCGGTGTACAATGCTGGTGGGCAAAGATGTGGTGGTGGCTCCTTACTACGTACGGGTGGATAACATCACACAGGGCTCTGCTGAGCTCTCCTGGATGCCCAGCAACAGCAACTACAGTCACACACTCTTCCTCAATGGCGCTGAGTACGACATGATCAAGGCTGGGGGCTACAAATATAAATTCTTCAACCTGAAGGCCATGACAgtttacaaagtgaaagttgtggCACAGACACATCAGGTGCCTTGGCAGCTTCTAACCGAGCAGAGGGAAAAAAGGGAAATCTCTGTGGAGTTCTGCACTCAACCTGCAG gacccccccaccctccacagGAGGTTCAGGTCCAGTGTGGTCAGACGCCCGGTGTTCTGCAGGTCAGATGGAAGCCCCCTCCTCTGACGTCTGCTGGAACCTCCAATGGTGCCAATGTAATAGGCTACGCTGTATGCACAAAAGGACAAAAG ATAGCAGAGGTCTTGTACCCCACAGCAGACTATGTGACGGTGGAGTTAAACAGGATCCAATGTCTGGAGGCCAGGGAGGTCATTGTAAGGACGTTATCAACACAAGGAGAGTCCCAGGACTCACCTGTGGCGGTCATCCCGCATAATCTTTTGGGCTCGCCTCGCGTCTCTCTCCGAACCACAGGGCCTCCTCACACTTTGCCCCATGCTCCGACCCATCCAATTCTCTCCCAAACGCACCCTCCTTATCCATCCACGTATCCCCCAAATCACCCTCAGCCGCAGGTGCAGCCTATTCCTCGAGCCCAACCCCATACACTGCCCCACTCACAGCCGCACTCACAGCCCGTCTGTCACCAACCCCCTCACCCCCAGCCTCAGTTCCAGCGCCAGCCTGTGCCCAAGTCCAAACCACTCCTAAGTGCCAGAGAGACAGATACCAAAGAGCACGAGGCCAGCATGCGGCCAGGCGCGCCCTGGGAACGCTCCCCATCCCCTTTGCCTATGATGCACGGCGCCAATCTGGAGCCACCGCCCTTCCAACCACGGCGATCGCCCTCTCCTCAGAGGATCCTGCCGCAGCCTCAGGGAGTCCCCATTCCCAATACCATCGCTAAGGCCATGGCCCGGGAAGCTGCACAGAGAGTGTTTGCTGAAAGCAACAGG GTGGAGAAGAGGAACATCTTCAGCGAGCGGGGAAACGCACTGCATCCACTTAACTCtgatgaggaggaagatggcTATGATTCTCCTCATGCAAGAAGAAGAGGGGCTTCTGTGGATGAATTCCTTAGAGGTTCTGAATTGGGAAGACAG caccaccaccaccaacaccaccaccactacaGCCACAGTGAGGAGTACTACACAGAGAGTAGCCGCGGGTCAGACTTGTCTGATATcatggaggaggacgaggaagatCTTTATTCCGAGATGCAATTGGAAGAGGGCCGCAGGCGGAGCATCAACTCTCACAACTCGCTAAAG GCGTACTACAAGCGGCAGGATCTAGCTGAGGAAAGAGACTGCTGGGACCTCCATAGGGAGGTAGTGAAACACAAGTCGCTCCGTAGCAAGCGGCTCCACAGCATCCctgaggtggaggaggagtcaGACGCTGTGGACAACATGGGCCAGCGTCTGTGCTTCGAGGACGGTGGTCGGCCGGGAACGCCACACACTCAGCGGAGACCGTATCCCCATGACAGTCACAAGCACAATCACATCACCGCCAGTAAGAACCTCCGCCACCTGCAGCGCCAGCGCTCTTCGCCTCGATTTGCTGACATCCGCTACTACTACAACCCAGACGACCGTATTCTGGGACGACCCAACCGTCAGAACACCAAGAGTCCTGATAGTGGTTTGGACTGTGGCAGCGAGGAAGAAGGTTCCCTGGGCAGAGGTCATCGAGGGTACTACACTTACGGAACTCCCATGCGGGGACCTGTGCGCGTCATCCACTGTGAAGGCCCAGTAGAGAGGCGAGCCCTCGCCATGGGTCGTAAGAGAACTCTGACACGCCAATGCAGTGTTCAGGAGGAGTTTGCTGACATGCCAATGACCTCTACGAAGTCAGTTCACACAGGTGACTTTAGAAACAGAGAACACTTTGGGCCACGGAACTACTCCCGGGAGGGTGCCCTGAGTGAGGGCAGGCTGAACGAACTGGACAGGGTCTATTACAGTCCTCACAGGGAGGCTAGAGCCCACTCTTTGTCCAGACTCCACTGGGACCAGGCGCTG ATCATCGGAAACTCACCATCACATGGAAATGCTGACCGTCTGGACCATTCAGGGCGGAGGCCAGTTCACATAGGCACCCCCCCTCAGCGACGGCCCATCCCCTCCATTG AGATCACCATGGACAGTAACAGTGAGGGGAGTGAGGGGAACCTCTCACCCGTCAAGGAGGATGTTTACTATGGCAGTGTAGCTCGGCGAAGGATATGGCCATCTTTGTCCTCAGAGGATCAATATG CCAGCGTGGCTGTTTAA
- the rimbp2b gene encoding RIMS-binding protein 2 isoform X23 — MSEDLQGGETPETVSEGGCCEPETKVTSSKEEHSDERHRQELPYTTSCCLFLCPWSPVGNTCHGTGPLSDAAKLRNEVLPLPLPSVPPLDNLCLLENGSTALRPNPETLSSQRLKQRLLETEISAKRRECESLEAEVKKKNQTCQTLENELQDFLQENTHLSLQFFNSSHKSSEYERVKTEYAQLEDTLGAVTQERDLALWERNQLQGKLENLEQVLKHMREAAERRQQLELEHEQALAVLNAKQQEIDLLQKAQVEAKKEHEGAVHLLENHLDSMQAKVRELEEKCRNQSEQFNLLSKELEKFRLQAGKFDILSTEPLTVCESPGSPNKSLSQLLNGLAPPVGKGNEAPTSRSLISEFIRPLQISGDKPELLSVKPTFLSHGRGSRTLLSEMDKELGSTPRAKPRFTGKVRLCMARYSYNPYDGPNEHPEAELPLVAGKYLYIYGTMDEDGFYEGELLDGQRGLVPSNFVDFIQEEEKASAQHRDSVAKEPGNLNHSSLGSQRLGVGRGIGTCLSSLLPDSKQGCLSSSSLGMDLLGSSSNGTGTLDVNIDEVGEDIVPYPRRINLIKQLAKSIIIGWDPPVVPPGWGSISGYNVLVDKEVRMSVPYGGRTKSLIEKLNLATNTYRISVQSVTERGLSDELRCTMLVGKDVVVAPYYVRVDNITQGSAELSWMPSNSNYSHTLFLNGAEYDMIKAGGYKYKFFNLKAMTVYKVKVVAQTHQVPWQLLTEQREKREISVEFCTQPAGPPHPPQEVQVQCGQTPGVLQVRWKPPPLTSAGTSNGANVIGYAVCTKGQKIAEVLYPTADYVTVELNRIQCLEAREVIVRTLSTQGESQDSPVAVIPHNLLGSPRVSLRTTGPPHTLPHAPTHPILSQTHPPYPSTYPPNHPQPQVQPIPRAQPHTLPHSQPHSQPVCHQPPHPQPQFQRQPVPKSKPLLSARETDTKEHEASMRPGAPWERSPSPLPMMHGANLEPPPFQPRRSPSPQRILPQPQGVPIPNTIAKAMAREAAQRVFAESNRVEKRNIFSERGNALHPLNSDEEEDGYDSPHARRRGASVDEFLRGSELGRQHHHHQHHHHYSHSEEYYTESSRGSDLSDIMEEDEEDLYSEMQLEEGRRRSINSHNSLKAYYKRQDLAEERDCWDLHREVVKHKSLRSKRLHSIPEVEEESDAVDNMGQRLCFEDGGRPGTPHTQRRPYPHDSHKHNHITASKNLRHLQRQRSSPRFADIRYYYNPDDRILGRPNRQNTKSPDSGLDCGSEEEGSLGRGHRGYYTYGTPMRGPVRVIHCEGPVERRALAMGRKRTLTRQCSVQEEFADMPMTSTKSVHTGDFRNREHFGPRNYSREGALSEGRLNELDRVYYSPHREARAHSLSRLHWDQALIIGNSPSHGNADRLDHSGRRPVHIGTPPQRRPIPSIASVAV, encoded by the exons GAGACCGAGATCAGTGCCAAGAGAAGGGAGTGTGAATCACTTGAGGCGgaggtgaagaaaaaaaatcaaacatgtCAGACTTTG GAGAATGAGCTTCAAGATTTTCTCCAAGAGAACACACACTTAAGCCTCCAGTTTTTCAACAGCAGCCACAAATCATCTGAATATGAGAGG GTGAAGACTGAATATGCCCAACTCGAAGATACACTCGGTGCTGTGACGCAGGAGAGAGATTTAGCTCTGTGGGAGAGAAACCAGCTCCAAGGCAAACTGGAGAACCTAGAGCAGGTGCTCAAG CATATGCGTGAGGCTGCAGAGCGGAGGCAGCAGCTCGAGTTGGAGCATGAACAGGCCTTGGCTGTACTCAATGCAAAGCAGCAGGAGATTGACCTGCTTCAGAAG GCTCAGGTTGAGGCTAAAAAGGAACATGAAGGCGCTGTTCATCTGTTAGAG AACCACTTGGACAGCATGCAG GCCAAAGTCCGTGAGCTGGAGGAGAAATGTCGGAATCAGAGCGAGCAGTTCAACCTCCTGTCCAAAGAGCTGGAGAAGTTTCGTTTGCAGGCGGGGAAGTTTGACATCCTCAGCACTGAACCTCTGACAGTGTGTGAATCTCCTGGTTCTCCAAACAAATCTCTGTCCCAGCTCCTCAATGGATTGGCGCCCCCCGTAGGAAAAG GCAATGAGGCTCCAACAAGCAGATCTTTGATATCAGAGTTCATTCGGCCGCTCCAGATCAGTGGAGACAAACCGGAGCTCCTCTCTGTCAAGCCAACATTCCTCAGTCACGGCCGAGGCAGCAGGACGCTCCTCTCTGAG ATGGACAAAGAGCTCGGTTCCACCCCTAGAGCTAAACCAAGGTTTACCGGAAAAGTTCGCCTGTGTATGGCTCGCTACAG TTACAATCCTTATGATGGGCCAAATGAGCATCCTGAAGCAGAGCTCCCCCTGGTGGCAGGAAAGTACCTCTACATTTACGGGACCATGGACGAGGATGGCTTTTATGAAG GAGAGCTACTAGATGGCCAGCGGGGGCTCGTCCCTTCTAATTTTGTGGATTTTATACAAGAAGAGGAGAAGGCCTCCGCCCAACACAGGGATTCAGTAGCTAAAGAACCTGGCAACCTCAACCACAGTAGCCTGGGATCTCAGAGACTGGGGGTAGGCAGGGGGATCGGGACATGTTTAAGCAGCCTGCTGCCCGACAGTAAACAAGGCTGtctgagcagcagcagcttggGCATGGACCTCCTGGGCTCCTCCAGCAACGGGACAGGAACCTTAGATGTCAATATCGACGAGGTCGGTGAAGACATTGTGCCTTATCCTCGCCGCATCAACCTGATTAAACAACTGGCCAAGAGCATCATCATTGGCTGGGATCCCCCTGTGGTTCCACCGGGCTGGGGCTCCATCAGTGGCTACAATGTTTTGGTGGATAAGGAGGTACGGATGAGCGTTCCCTACGGGGGCAGGACTAAGTCCCTCATTGAGAAACTCAACTTAGCCACCAACACTTACCGCATCTCAGTGCAGAGTGTCACTGAGCGAGGATTGTCAGATGAGCTCCGGTGTACAATGCTGGTGGGCAAAGATGTGGTGGTGGCTCCTTACTACGTACGGGTGGATAACATCACACAGGGCTCTGCTGAGCTCTCCTGGATGCCCAGCAACAGCAACTACAGTCACACACTCTTCCTCAATGGCGCTGAGTACGACATGATCAAGGCTGGGGGCTACAAATATAAATTCTTCAACCTGAAGGCCATGACAgtttacaaagtgaaagttgtggCACAGACACATCAGGTGCCTTGGCAGCTTCTAACCGAGCAGAGGGAAAAAAGGGAAATCTCTGTGGAGTTCTGCACTCAACCTGCAG gacccccccaccctccacagGAGGTTCAGGTCCAGTGTGGTCAGACGCCCGGTGTTCTGCAGGTCAGATGGAAGCCCCCTCCTCTGACGTCTGCTGGAACCTCCAATGGTGCCAATGTAATAGGCTACGCTGTATGCACAAAAGGACAAAAG ATAGCAGAGGTCTTGTACCCCACAGCAGACTATGTGACGGTGGAGTTAAACAGGATCCAATGTCTGGAGGCCAGGGAGGTCATTGTAAGGACGTTATCAACACAAGGAGAGTCCCAGGACTCACCTGTGGCGGTCATCCCGCATAATCTTTTGGGCTCGCCTCGCGTCTCTCTCCGAACCACAGGGCCTCCTCACACTTTGCCCCATGCTCCGACCCATCCAATTCTCTCCCAAACGCACCCTCCTTATCCATCCACGTATCCCCCAAATCACCCTCAGCCGCAGGTGCAGCCTATTCCTCGAGCCCAACCCCATACACTGCCCCACTCACAGCCGCACTCACAGCCCGTCTGTCACCAACCCCCTCACCCCCAGCCTCAGTTCCAGCGCCAGCCTGTGCCCAAGTCCAAACCACTCCTAAGTGCCAGAGAGACAGATACCAAAGAGCACGAGGCCAGCATGCGGCCAGGCGCGCCCTGGGAACGCTCCCCATCCCCTTTGCCTATGATGCACGGCGCCAATCTGGAGCCACCGCCCTTCCAACCACGGCGATCGCCCTCTCCTCAGAGGATCCTGCCGCAGCCTCAGGGAGTCCCCATTCCCAATACCATCGCTAAGGCCATGGCCCGGGAAGCTGCACAGAGAGTGTTTGCTGAAAGCAACAGG GTGGAGAAGAGGAACATCTTCAGCGAGCGGGGAAACGCACTGCATCCACTTAACTCtgatgaggaggaagatggcTATGATTCTCCTCATGCAAGAAGAAGAGGGGCTTCTGTGGATGAATTCCTTAGAGGTTCTGAATTGGGAAGACAG caccaccaccaccaacaccaccaccactacaGCCACAGTGAGGAGTACTACACAGAGAGTAGCCGCGGGTCAGACTTGTCTGATATcatggaggaggacgaggaagatCTTTATTCCGAGATGCAATTGGAAGAGGGCCGCAGGCGGAGCATCAACTCTCACAACTCGCTAAAG GCGTACTACAAGCGGCAGGATCTAGCTGAGGAAAGAGACTGCTGGGACCTCCATAGGGAGGTAGTGAAACACAAGTCGCTCCGTAGCAAGCGGCTCCACAGCATCCctgaggtggaggaggagtcaGACGCTGTGGACAACATGGGCCAGCGTCTGTGCTTCGAGGACGGTGGTCGGCCGGGAACGCCACACACTCAGCGGAGACCGTATCCCCATGACAGTCACAAGCACAATCACATCACCGCCAGTAAGAACCTCCGCCACCTGCAGCGCCAGCGCTCTTCGCCTCGATTTGCTGACATCCGCTACTACTACAACCCAGACGACCGTATTCTGGGACGACCCAACCGTCAGAACACCAAGAGTCCTGATAGTGGTTTGGACTGTGGCAGCGAGGAAGAAGGTTCCCTGGGCAGAGGTCATCGAGGGTACTACACTTACGGAACTCCCATGCGGGGACCTGTGCGCGTCATCCACTGTGAAGGCCCAGTAGAGAGGCGAGCCCTCGCCATGGGTCGTAAGAGAACTCTGACACGCCAATGCAGTGTTCAGGAGGAGTTTGCTGACATGCCAATGACCTCTACGAAGTCAGTTCACACAGGTGACTTTAGAAACAGAGAACACTTTGGGCCACGGAACTACTCCCGGGAGGGTGCCCTGAGTGAGGGCAGGCTGAACGAACTGGACAGGGTCTATTACAGTCCTCACAGGGAGGCTAGAGCCCACTCTTTGTCCAGACTCCACTGGGACCAGGCGCTG ATCATCGGAAACTCACCATCACATGGAAATGCTGACCGTCTGGACCATTCAGGGCGGAGGCCAGTTCACATAGGCACCCCCCCTCAGCGACGGCCCATCCCCTCCATTG CCAGCGTGGCTGTTTAA